In Saccharicrinis fermentans DSM 9555 = JCM 21142, a genomic segment contains:
- a CDS encoding RNA polymerase sigma-70 factor translates to MEVLIDDRQFNVSQEDLNGLRKGDRKIFENIFSEYYERLVRFAEGYVFDHQVSEDVVQDFFVWLWENRKSLLLRTSLKTYFFTAVRNRCFDYLKSRKVKDKYRLMCIQAVINISDEEIDNSHSLQQLREAIDKLPPEMSKVFKARYYKQLKIEEVAAELEISVSTVKTQLARGKRKLRVLIPDCALLFLL, encoded by the coding sequence ATGGAGGTCTTAATCGATGATAGACAGTTTAATGTAAGTCAAGAAGATTTGAATGGCTTAAGAAAAGGAGATCGAAAGATATTTGAAAATATATTTAGTGAATACTATGAAAGATTAGTTCGCTTTGCCGAAGGTTATGTGTTCGATCATCAGGTGAGTGAGGATGTTGTGCAGGATTTTTTTGTTTGGCTATGGGAAAATAGAAAGTCGCTCCTATTACGAACTTCGCTTAAAACTTATTTTTTTACAGCGGTTCGAAATCGTTGTTTTGACTATTTGAAGTCACGTAAGGTGAAGGATAAATATAGACTTATGTGCATTCAAGCTGTAATCAATATCTCAGATGAAGAAATTGATAACAGCCATTCTTTACAGCAGCTCAGAGAAGCTATTGACAAATTGCCGCCTGAAATGTCCAAAGTATTTAAGGCGAGGTATTATAAACAGCTTAAGATAGAAGAAGTGGCTGCCGAATTGGAAATTTCGGTTTCTACTGTAAAAACGCAACTTGCTAGAGGAAAACGCAAGTTGCGAGTGCTTATTCCAGATTGTGCCCTGTTGTTTTTATTGTAA
- a CDS encoding carbohydrate-binding protein, with amino-acid sequence MKKIMLFAVLSAAMLSNAQEWSNYPIPADPGAGKKWVIQSNVSDDFNYTFNEESTKANFGDDKWYNFYHNAWDGPGTTYWQHNHVSVNGDNLVIRASRNTSTTKMGVPGINTGCITSNSKVIYPVFIEASISVSDITLASDIWLLSGDDTQEIDMIECYGGEDNNNAYYAQFIHLSHHSFIRDPFTDYQPKDAYSWWPKSGVTSWGDYCWNSGTRRYVRIGMNWKSPFHFEYYIDGELERVVYQNAFASKRDGTWYYTYPTMSNDVLVFDANGNQVVKQYATSAQYSFATLEAASKASSVNAIDAYYFQYGYGMHKEMDIIINMESQNWHVSAGRTPSDADLSDASKNKMLVDWIRVYKPEDISTASSVTIEAESFTNTGGSYNDAPSGGTGYGVNNAGSIINYVNSGDWAEYSISIPEEGTYEINYQIAAPATGATIHFGMGTEIWNTTDVPNTGGWGSYQTLKASSVANFTAGTHLIRISAGGNTWAWNLNNFTLTKVTALKSSSIKDDMQEKGEEMNDMIFPNPATGYIYVHIEDLVNTQLLSKIFDTAGKVMLTQHIPTNTKYQLDISKLTKGVYFIEIENHKISKLIVQ; translated from the coding sequence ATGAAAAAAATTATGCTTTTTGCAGTACTCTCTGCAGCAATGCTATCCAACGCACAAGAATGGAGCAACTATCCGATTCCTGCAGATCCTGGCGCTGGAAAAAAATGGGTCATTCAGTCAAACGTATCTGATGACTTTAACTACACCTTTAATGAAGAATCAACCAAAGCAAATTTTGGTGATGATAAATGGTACAACTTCTACCACAACGCCTGGGATGGTCCCGGAACTACCTATTGGCAGCACAACCACGTATCCGTCAATGGAGACAATTTAGTAATAAGAGCCTCCAGAAATACAAGCACCACAAAAATGGGCGTACCCGGAATTAACACAGGCTGCATAACTTCTAATTCTAAAGTTATTTATCCGGTATTTATAGAGGCTAGCATTAGTGTATCAGATATTACCTTAGCCTCAGATATTTGGTTGCTCAGTGGAGATGACACGCAAGAAATTGATATGATTGAATGCTATGGAGGAGAAGATAATAACAATGCTTATTATGCCCAATTCATTCACTTAAGTCACCATTCATTTATTCGTGACCCATTCACGGACTACCAGCCCAAAGATGCGTACAGTTGGTGGCCCAAAAGTGGTGTTACATCGTGGGGTGATTATTGCTGGAATTCAGGTACCAGACGCTACGTAAGAATTGGAATGAATTGGAAATCACCATTCCATTTTGAATATTATATTGATGGCGAATTAGAAAGAGTAGTTTATCAAAATGCTTTTGCTTCAAAAAGAGACGGAACCTGGTATTATACCTACCCAACGATGTCGAATGATGTACTTGTATTTGATGCCAATGGCAATCAAGTAGTTAAACAATATGCCACAAGTGCACAATATTCATTTGCCACCTTAGAAGCTGCCAGTAAAGCTTCCTCTGTTAATGCGATAGATGCCTACTATTTCCAATACGGCTACGGTATGCATAAAGAAATGGATATCATCATAAACATGGAATCTCAGAACTGGCATGTCAGCGCAGGTCGCACTCCTTCCGATGCAGATTTAAGTGATGCGTCCAAAAACAAGATGTTAGTAGATTGGATTCGGGTTTATAAACCAGAAGATATTAGTACCGCAAGCTCTGTAACAATTGAAGCAGAAAGCTTCACAAACACAGGCGGATCGTACAATGATGCGCCATCGGGCGGAACAGGTTATGGTGTAAATAATGCGGGCTCCATAATAAATTATGTGAATAGTGGTGATTGGGCTGAGTATTCAATCTCAATTCCTGAAGAAGGTACTTATGAGATAAACTACCAAATAGCAGCACCAGCAACAGGTGCAACCATTCATTTTGGAATGGGAACCGAAATTTGGAACACCACAGACGTACCCAATACAGGAGGTTGGGGAAGTTATCAAACGCTAAAGGCCAGCTCAGTAGCTAACTTCACGGCAGGCACTCATCTTATCCGAATAAGCGCAGGTGGAAACACATGGGCCTGGAATTTGAACAACTTTACACTGACTAAAGTCACTGCTCTTAAAAGCTCATCAATAAAGGATGATATGCAGGAAAAAGGAGAAGAAATGAATGACATGATATTTCCCAATCCAGCAACTGGTTATATCTATGTACACATAGAAGATTTGGTAAATACTCAATTACTTTCAAAAATATTTGACACTGCTGGAAAGGTGATGTTAACACAACATATTCCAACCAATACAAAATACCAGTTAGACATTTCAAAACTCACCAAAGGTGTGTATTTTATCGAAATAGAAAACCATAAAATTTCTAAATTAATTGTTCAATAA
- a CDS encoding glycoside hydrolase family 2 TIM barrel-domain containing protein, whose product MIKNAIVGLIFSLAMLGCTGVEKVRITEDFNFDWKFHLGDEAKAFEVNYNDSAWENIRLPHDWSVAHSFTQENTGGATAFLPGGIGWYRKKFHVPLFFKDRMSWVEFDGIYTNSEVWINGHYLGKRPYGYAPFSYLLSPHLRYGEENVIVVKADRSAFLDSRWYPGSGIYRNVKLVTVHKSHIPQWGVFITTPHISEQQAEVKLACDYVLDDVKRDFKIKNTIYFKGKVVASNKSDVNTITKGRDKGTLFLSVKVPNPKLWDVTDPNMYTAVTELLVDGKVCDVVENNFGIRSFHFDAEKGFFLNGKKTLLKGVCLHHDGGLVGAAVPRGVWERRLRILKQAGCNAIRTAHNPPSEEFLDICDEMGFLVQDEAFDEFQNPKDKRNNYNQQSEDEETKGYTYFFDEWSERDLTNMVLRDRNHPSIIMWSIGNEIEWTFPKYGNATGYWGSTKVGDVNYYWDEPPLSIEKIKELFYQSSDQDILVETAHKLSSVIKRLDTSRPVTANLVIPSVSMFSGYADALDIVGLSYRHSVYDYCRRNYPDKVILGTENWTRYHEWKPVVENDYMSGIFMWTGINYMGESHQWPFRGSGSGLLDFAGFEKPSYHMFRSLWNKKPHVFICTQTIGKSPYLLKNDQQLDEKVKDWSKRQKWGWQEVNRHWNYMEGDTVIVEVYTNQEAVELFLNGTSQGVKKLSEVNDHILKWAVPYKGGEIKAQAVNGSAESVIKTAKDPVDVSIQVDKRQLVADGYDVAHVEVQLIDKDVTPVRHFNRQVKFDISGPVKLLGVDNGSPGSVQDYQSQQVITSEGRCLMILQSTREKGKAEIAVTMGAVTKRIELEIH is encoded by the coding sequence ATGATAAAAAATGCAATTGTTGGACTGATATTCTCTTTGGCTATGCTGGGATGCACAGGTGTAGAAAAAGTGCGAATTACAGAAGATTTTAATTTTGATTGGAAGTTTCACTTGGGAGATGAGGCAAAGGCTTTTGAAGTGAATTATAATGATAGTGCCTGGGAAAATATAAGACTACCTCATGACTGGAGTGTGGCACATTCCTTTACACAAGAAAATACAGGTGGAGCCACCGCATTTTTGCCGGGAGGCATCGGTTGGTACAGGAAAAAGTTTCATGTACCCTTGTTTTTTAAGGATCGGATGAGCTGGGTGGAGTTTGATGGCATTTACACCAATTCTGAAGTCTGGATTAATGGGCATTATCTGGGGAAGCGACCATATGGTTATGCGCCTTTTAGTTATCTTCTATCTCCTCATCTTAGGTATGGGGAAGAGAATGTCATTGTAGTAAAGGCTGATAGAAGCGCTTTTTTAGATAGTAGATGGTATCCGGGTTCTGGGATATACAGGAATGTAAAGTTGGTAACTGTCCATAAGTCACACATACCACAATGGGGTGTTTTTATTACCACACCTCATATATCGGAGCAACAGGCTGAAGTGAAGCTCGCTTGTGATTACGTTCTCGATGATGTTAAGCGCGATTTTAAAATCAAGAATACTATTTATTTTAAAGGGAAAGTTGTGGCTTCCAACAAAAGTGATGTGAATACAATAACCAAAGGAAGGGACAAAGGGACTTTGTTCTTAAGTGTAAAAGTCCCTAATCCGAAGCTCTGGGATGTGACAGATCCTAATATGTATACTGCTGTTACAGAATTATTGGTTGATGGTAAGGTGTGTGATGTTGTAGAAAATAATTTCGGGATCAGATCTTTTCATTTTGATGCAGAAAAAGGCTTCTTCTTAAATGGAAAAAAGACCTTGCTGAAGGGTGTTTGCTTGCACCATGATGGGGGACTGGTTGGGGCAGCTGTGCCTAGAGGCGTTTGGGAAAGACGACTGAGAATACTCAAGCAAGCGGGCTGTAATGCCATCAGAACCGCACATAACCCCCCTTCGGAAGAGTTTTTGGATATTTGTGATGAAATGGGCTTTCTTGTCCAAGATGAAGCTTTTGATGAGTTCCAAAATCCAAAGGATAAGCGTAATAATTATAACCAGCAATCGGAAGATGAGGAAACAAAGGGATATACGTATTTTTTTGATGAGTGGTCGGAAAGAGATTTGACCAATATGGTGCTGCGTGACAGAAACCATCCTTCTATTATCATGTGGAGTATCGGGAATGAAATAGAATGGACATTTCCTAAATATGGCAATGCAACAGGTTATTGGGGAAGTACGAAGGTGGGTGATGTGAATTATTATTGGGATGAACCTCCATTGTCCATTGAAAAAATAAAAGAATTGTTTTACCAATCAAGCGATCAGGATATATTGGTGGAAACAGCCCATAAGTTATCTTCTGTCATTAAGCGCTTAGATACAAGTCGTCCAGTGACAGCTAATCTGGTGATTCCATCTGTTAGTATGTTTTCGGGCTATGCAGATGCTCTGGATATTGTTGGTTTGAGTTATCGTCATTCTGTTTATGATTATTGTCGCAGAAATTATCCTGATAAGGTCATATTAGGGACGGAGAACTGGACCAGATATCATGAATGGAAACCGGTAGTGGAAAATGATTATATGTCAGGTATTTTTATGTGGACAGGTATCAATTATATGGGAGAATCTCATCAGTGGCCTTTTAGAGGTAGTGGAAGTGGCCTTTTGGATTTTGCAGGTTTTGAGAAACCATCCTACCATATGTTTAGGAGTCTTTGGAATAAAAAACCACATGTTTTTATATGCACGCAAACCATTGGTAAATCACCGTACTTGTTAAAGAATGACCAGCAGCTGGACGAAAAAGTAAAGGACTGGTCTAAGCGACAAAAGTGGGGATGGCAGGAAGTAAACAGGCATTGGAATTACATGGAAGGAGATACTGTTATTGTTGAGGTATATACAAACCAAGAAGCTGTTGAGTTATTCTTGAATGGAACGTCTCAGGGAGTGAAAAAACTCTCGGAGGTGAATGATCATATATTAAAATGGGCTGTGCCTTATAAAGGGGGTGAAATAAAAGCGCAGGCAGTCAATGGTAGCGCGGAGAGTGTGATAAAAACAGCCAAAGACCCTGTTGATGTCTCCATTCAAGTAGATAAAAGACAATTGGTGGCCGATGGGTATGATGTGGCACATGTAGAGGTTCAACTGATTGATAAGGATGTTACCCCAGTAAGGCATTTTAACCGTCAAGTAAAATTTGATATTTCAGGACCGGTTAAGTTATTGGGTGTTGATAATGGATCGCCGGGCAGTGTTCAGGATTATCAAAGTCAACAAGTGATTACTTCGGAAGGTAGGTGTTTGATGATTTTACAGTCCACACGCGAGAAAGGAAAAGCGGAGATTGCTGTAACCATGGGAGCAGTAACAAAGCGTATTGAATTAGAAATTCATTAA
- a CDS encoding T9SS type A sorting domain-containing protein: MKKNLQKIAGILLTSTLGLTGFAQQQISVYVAPTVSLSIEGHKELSRAKYFNLATTAAELKKSVLNYDENMADYYINELGITVGRKLSMVKGETYWGNSLKEDASREGYTDLDYFKNKKAGLNDEGMNMLQAAFGDNQNVVCHESSDPYPDYMDLYTVEGSNGHKYPADAASAAELIATILKYGYTDFQRPAYYELMNEPHWKHFDDKRFIDLHVKTKEKVVAEGVNTQIGGPCSSVSNYHKNEYKNLGGITNFMSNTDFKLDFYSFHSYDYMHWDDDANDFVGSINSGLPLEGVLDACAAFCNNAGHDFKYLTSEHGGYINDVNNRDYALEKLGQLYFPGSGFDYEMEKRNIDNFIMVNSAIANTMTYMNHPHVVLKSVPFILLESAGWNTEYYSSLLVKENFDKNSSVWRESRLIDFYKFFKGVKGRRVETYCDDTDIQHHAFVSDRQLILLFHNQSNQKGAIDVHVEQFVETPSEISIRRLRRKEDFRPEMIEETVASLSALKIGGQESVAVFVNYSSEVPEEEEIPVKLYYSSASDIGVQFSGSRNFSIRTLDYKYIKEAELRIGISRKAANSKEVKIYFNGTELLAPVEDCADRLTGDFYATTKIVKVPGSLLKTNNTIQVNFPDGKSGGVGAAVLRAKMGDDVSVRNLKYHKNKLNIFPNPSDHEITVSSNKEGVIEIIGLDGRLKKSVEASVGDNKFSIEDLMSGTFIVQLVTGKDLYTNKLLVY; this comes from the coding sequence ATGAAAAAAAATCTACAAAAAATTGCAGGTATCCTGTTAACATCAACCCTTGGTTTGACAGGTTTTGCCCAACAACAGATTAGTGTTTATGTTGCCCCAACTGTTTCCTTAAGCATTGAAGGGCACAAAGAGTTAAGTCGTGCAAAATATTTTAATTTGGCCACTACTGCAGCAGAGCTTAAAAAAAGCGTATTGAATTACGATGAAAACATGGCCGACTACTATATCAATGAGCTAGGTATAACCGTAGGTCGAAAATTAAGTATGGTGAAAGGTGAAACATATTGGGGTAATTCTTTGAAAGAAGATGCTTCAAGAGAGGGGTATACCGATTTGGATTATTTTAAAAACAAGAAAGCCGGGTTGAATGATGAGGGGATGAACATGTTACAAGCAGCATTCGGAGATAATCAGAATGTGGTGTGTCACGAAAGTTCAGATCCGTATCCTGATTATATGGACTTGTATACGGTTGAGGGGAGTAATGGACATAAATACCCTGCGGATGCTGCCTCTGCAGCAGAGTTAATCGCTACTATATTAAAATATGGGTATACGGATTTTCAACGTCCTGCTTATTATGAGTTGATGAATGAGCCACATTGGAAACATTTTGATGATAAGCGTTTTATTGACCTGCATGTGAAAACCAAGGAAAAGGTGGTGGCTGAAGGTGTAAATACACAAATAGGAGGTCCGTGTTCTTCGGTTAGTAATTACCATAAAAATGAGTATAAAAACCTAGGCGGAATTACTAATTTCATGAGTAATACCGACTTTAAATTGGATTTTTATTCCTTTCATTCTTACGATTATATGCATTGGGATGACGATGCCAATGACTTTGTGGGATCCATTAACTCCGGTTTACCATTGGAAGGTGTGTTGGATGCATGTGCCGCTTTTTGTAATAATGCAGGACATGACTTTAAATACTTAACCAGTGAACATGGCGGTTATATTAACGATGTCAATAATAGAGACTACGCACTTGAGAAATTAGGACAGCTGTATTTTCCTGGTTCGGGTTTTGACTATGAAATGGAAAAACGGAATATAGATAACTTTATTATGGTGAATAGTGCTATTGCCAATACCATGACTTATATGAACCATCCCCATGTGGTATTAAAATCTGTTCCTTTTATTTTATTGGAGAGTGCTGGCTGGAACACCGAGTATTACTCAAGCTTGTTGGTAAAAGAAAATTTTGACAAAAACAGTTCGGTTTGGAGAGAATCGAGATTGATAGATTTTTATAAGTTTTTTAAAGGAGTAAAGGGACGAAGAGTGGAGACTTATTGCGATGATACTGATATACAGCATCATGCCTTTGTGTCGGATCGTCAGCTGATATTATTGTTTCATAACCAAAGTAATCAGAAGGGAGCAATAGATGTTCATGTGGAGCAATTTGTAGAAACGCCCAGTGAAATATCAATTAGAAGATTAAGGAGAAAAGAAGACTTTAGACCCGAAATGATTGAGGAAACAGTTGCTTCTTTGTCTGCATTAAAGATTGGAGGACAGGAGTCGGTAGCTGTATTTGTCAATTATTCATCAGAAGTGCCTGAAGAGGAGGAAATACCTGTTAAGTTGTACTATTCCAGTGCTTCAGATATTGGTGTGCAGTTTTCTGGTAGTCGAAATTTTTCTATTCGTACATTGGATTACAAATATATTAAGGAGGCCGAATTACGTATTGGTATTAGCAGAAAGGCTGCGAATAGCAAAGAGGTGAAAATTTATTTTAACGGGACTGAATTACTTGCGCCTGTTGAAGATTGTGCCGATAGACTGACTGGAGATTTTTATGCTACTACAAAAATAGTTAAGGTACCCGGTTCATTGTTAAAAACGAATAATACTATTCAGGTAAATTTTCCAGATGGAAAATCGGGTGGTGTAGGAGCGGCTGTGTTGAGAGCTAAAATGGGAGATGATGTTTCTGTGCGAAATTTAAAGTATCATAAAAATAAACTCAACATATTTCCAAACCCCTCAGATCATGAGATCACTGTTTCTTCGAATAAAGAAGGGGTGATAGAGATTATCGGTTTAGATGGTAGACTAAAAAAGAGTGTAGAGGCCTCTGTTGGTGATAATAAGTTTTCAATTGAGGATTTAATGAGTGGGACTTTTATTGTTCAGTTGGTTACTGGTAAGGATTTGTACACCAATAAGTTATTGGTGTACTGA